TCTTCAACTTGGGAAATGGAAACGGCTTTTCAGTTAAGGATGTCATTGACACTTGCAAAAAGGTCACTGGAGTTGACTTTAAGGTTAAGATAGAGGGAAGACGTCCTGGAGACCCTGATATCTTAATAGCGGATTCCAAAAAGGCTGAAGAGATCCTGAAATGGAAACCTCAAATTACAGAATTGGAGGACATTGTCGAATCTGCATGGAAATGGCATAGGAAGATTCACAGTTAATATTAGAGTACTTGGATAAAGAGTTTCACGTTTATGAGTTTTAGATTGGAGTGTTTGAAATGAATAATAATTTTGAAGAGGATTACAGCTATGGCAATTTTGAAGACAATAGTGAAAATTTCTCAAAAGAATTGAATGCTGATGAATTGGTTGACGTTAGGATAATCCTGACTGATTTGTATTATTTGGAATTCCTTTCTAAGGCAGTAAGCAATTTTGACTTGTCCAATTTCAATGTGAACCTATCTTCCATAATTCCTACCGATGATGTGGGAATAGCTAAAAATACCGTCTTTGGTGCTGATTTGGTCTTGATTGCAGCCAAGAATAATGCGGAAGGCCACAGATTATATCAGAATTTCAAGGAATCATTGAAGAATGAGTTCAATTACATAGAATATCTTAAGCTTCCTTCACTTGAGGAATTGAATGATTATGAATATGGTGATTACAATGATGAAAGCCTTCTGGAAGATGAGATTGCCAATTCCATCATTCGCGGAGGGTTGTACAGCATTTCCAATCTGTCCTCTGTAAACACTTCAAAGCAGAAGTATTATGAAATCAAAAAGGATTTCGAAGAGGAATCATTGAAGCATGACAAGATCACAAAGGAAAACGAGCTTCTAATCAACGAATCAAAATCATTAAGGGAAAAGAATGAAAAACTGCAGGAAGAGGTCAGAATCCTACAAAGGGAATTGGATCAGATTAAGTCTGACTTTTCAGACTTGAAATCAAGATTTGAGGGAATCCACAGCAAGAACTCATTGGAAGTCTACTCCTTGAATGATCTATGGTATGAGCTCTTTGATGAATATCTCTCTCAGGATGTCTATAAGTTCATTCTGATAAGCACAGATAATTTCCGTCCTAAGAACCTTATGATAGGTCAGGGAGCCATTTGTGCAGAATCAAAAGAAGATGCATTGGATTGGCTTAAGATCATAAAGACAGCATTCATCTTGGCGGATACAAATAAGCAGGATCTGGATTATAACAATTTCAAGAGCAATTTCAAGTTTGATGACATTGAGGAATTCGGTGTAAGCTCTTCTTATAACAGATCTAGTCTTGATACTGTAGAACAAAGAAACATATTTGACACACAATCAGATGATGGCTTTATCTATAATGAGAGATTTGAAGGAAATAATGAATCTGAAGACCTGTTCAATGACCTTTCAAGTGAAAGGCCTGAAGATAGGGAAAATATAAATGTCTTCAATCTCAAGTCCCTTAAGTCAATTGAGGATGAGGAAGAGGATTTGGATATTGATGATGAGGACTATGACTATGATGAGGATGAAGACATTGAAGAAAATGACAGTGAAGAGGTTTACTCTCCATTTTCAAGCCTTTGGGGCTAATATTTAGTATTTTTTTAATTTTCATCTCATTTTTTATTATTTTTTTATAATTTTTATAAAAATTTTATTACTATTTTTTTAAATTTTTCAAAAAAAGATTTATTATAAATATTAGAAAATTTATAAATATCTATATAATATTTTTTTACTAAATTATTTTTTTAAGTAAATTATAATATTAAAAATTTTATGTCTTAATAGGGTAATGGAGATTAAATATTGAAAGATAAGTGTGGTATTGTAGGAATACATTCTAAAGACAATCTTAAGGATGTTTCTCACTTGATTTATTACGGTTTATATGCTTTACAGCATAGAGGACAGGAATCTGCAGGTATAGTAACTCATAACATTAATTTTGGCTTGAATTTCCATTGTGGAATGGGCTTGGTTACTGATGTTTTCAATAATGCTTTGATTAAAAGCCTAGCTGGTAATGTAGGTATCGGGCATGTAAGATATTCCACTACAGGCCAGTCAAAGATAGAGAATTCCCAGCCATTCTTCACAGAATTGAATGATGGATTCATTGCTATGGCCCATAATGGGGATATCGTCAATTCCGGTTCCTTAAGGGAAGAATTAGTTGAAAAGGGTTATGAATTCAAATCCGATACTGATTCTGAAGTTGTCTGCTATTTGATTAAAGAGGAATTCAAGAATGAAGAGGATATCTTCAAGGTAATCGACAATGTTTCTCAAAAATTAATCGGTTCCTATTCCTTGGTCATCTTAATCAATGATGAGCTTTATGTTTTAAGGGATCCAATGGCAATGAAGCCTTTGATTTTAGGTCAAACTGATGATCATTTCGTGGTTGCTTCTGAATCAGTGGCATTTGATGTGATAAATGCAGACGTCATTCGCGATTTGGAGCCTGGCGAATTGTTATACTTTAAGGACAATAAGATCAATTCCTATATTTTGCCATCTGCAAAAGGTTCCAAAAGGGCACACTGCATGTTTGAGTACGTTTACTTTGCTCGTCCGGACAGTGTGATTGATGAGAGAAGCGTTTACGATACAAGACTTAAGATTGGGGAAGCATTGTTCAAGCAATATCCTATTGATGCTGATTTGGTATTACCTGTACCGGATTCATCAATTCCTGCAGCTATCGGCTATGCAAGGGCATCAGGAATTCCATACGGTGAAGGTCTAATCAAGAACAGATATGTCGGAAGGACTTTCATTATGCCAACCCAAGCGGAACGTGAAATTGCCGTAAGACTTAAATTAAATCCATTAAGACATGAATTGAAAGGTAAAAGCGTTGTAGTGATTGATGACAGTATTGTTAGAGGCACTACATCTGAATCATTGGTCAGAATCCTTAAGGCGGCAGGTGCTAGAGAGGTGCATATGCTGATTGGATGTCCTCCTGTTATTGCGCCATGTTTCTATGGTGTCGCTCTTGCTACTAAAGATGAATTGATTGCAGCCAATTTGGAAATTGAAGAAATCAGAAAGCAGTTAGGTGCTGAAACTTTAGGTTATATCAGCATAGAATCCCTTGTTGAAGCCATTGGCATTGAAGCGGAAAACTTATGCTTAGGCTGCATCAATGAGTATTATCCGACTGAAATACCTGATGATTTGGAAGCTGAATCCTACTATGATTATTATCAGCCTTTAAGAGATGCGGCAGAGGAAGATGATAACTAAACTTTTTGCGATAAAAGTTTGATTAAAATATTTTCAAGCTTTTTTCTTAATTTTTTATTTTTTATTAAGTTATTTTTATTTTTTTATTAGTTTTTTATAATTGTTTCAAGTTTTAAAGTAATTTTCGAGTTGTTTTTATGGTGGAACTGTTAGCTCCTGCAGGAAATTTCATTTCATTGACCAGCGCACTTAAAAATGGTGCCGATGCGGTTTATATTGGCTTTGAAGAGTTCAATATGAGAGTCAATGCAAGCAATTTTTCCCTTGAGGACATTAAGAAGGCAAGTGAATTGACCAAGGAGTATGGAGCTAAGCTGTATGTCTGCACCAATACCATCATGAAAGATGAGGATGTTGAAACACTTAAAGAGCAATTGCCCTATATTAAGCAGTACGGTGCAGATGGAATAATCCTATCCGACTTGTCCCTGATTGATCTGGCCATTGAAAACGGCCTTGAGGCTCATATGAGCGTACAGGAGAACACAACCAATTTCTACACCTTGAAGGCATTGGAGAAATTAGGTGTAAAAAGAGCTATTTTATCAAGGGAATTGTCTTTAGAGGAAATCAAGGAAATCATTAGGAAGCTGAAGGAAAGTAATTCCTCTATAGAAACCGAGGTTTTCATTCATGGTGCAATGTGCATGGCGATATCTGGAAGATGCTTCCTGAGCTATGGATTGTATGGCAGAAGCGCAAACTGTGGAGATTGTCTCCAGCCATGCAGAAAGGAATGGAAATTAAGCTTTGAAGAGGATGAGAATGATGATGTGATCAATTTCTCAGACTGTGAGGATGAGTCCTTCATAATCTCCAATTCATATGATGATTCATATAGGACAAACTTCTTCTCTCCAAAGGATATGGCTTTGATTGAACATATTCCAGAGCTTATCGAAGCGGGAATCGATTCATTCAAGATAGAAGGAAGGGCAAGGTCTCCTGATTATGTTGCAACAGCGGTCAAGGTCTATAGGGAATCCATTGACCTATATCAAAAGGACCCGGAGAACTACCAGTACAATCCTGAATGGATGGAAAAGCTTAAGAAAGTATTCAATAGAGGATATGATACAGGATTCTACTTCAATGTTCCTTATGAGATAAGCGAAAACAACCAATCAAAGTTCATTAAGAAGGATATTGGAAAGGTTGTAAATTACTATAACAAGATAAAGGTTGCAGAGCTTAGGATATGGGATGATTTGGCCATTGGCGATGAGATCATGATTCAAGGGCCAACCACAGGTTCAATAAGTCATGTAATCGATTCAATGCAAATCGATGGAAAGGCCATTGAAAAGGCAGAGAAAGGTTCAAATGTGGCAATAGCCATTGATGAGAAGTTAAGGGAAAGCGATTATGTTTATAAATTGATTCCTAGAGAATGATAATCATAGATTAATTCCTAGAAATCATAAATTAAAAGATTATATTAATTTAATTCCAAAAGGAAATAAGATTTTGGTGTAATGATGAAAAGACAGAAGAAAATAGCCATTTATGGAAAGGGTGGTATTGGAAAGAGTACCACTGTAGCCAATATTGCAGCGGCTTATAGTGAAGATGACAAGAAGGTCATGGTAATCGGTTGCGATCCTAAATCAGACACTACAAGAACATTATGCGGCAAAAGGATACCTACAATCGTGAATACACTTAAGGACAATAAGAATCCTGAGCTTTCCGATTTGGTCTTTGAAGGATTCAATCAAATCAAATGTGTTGAAAGCGGAGGTCCTGAGCCTGGAGTGGGCTGTGCAGGACGTGGTGTCATCGTTGCCATGAAACGATTGGAGAATCTTAATGCCTTTGATGAGGAGTTCGATGTTATTCTTTATGACGTTTTAGGTGATGTTGTCTGTGGAGGATTCTCAGTGCCTCTTAGAGAGGACTATGCCGATGAGGTCTTTATTGTTTCATCTGGGGAATACATGTCCCTATATGCTGCAAACAACATTTCCAAAGGAATTAAGAAGTTAAAGGGAAATCTTGGCGGAATCATTTGCAATTGCAAGGGAATTGAAAATGAAGAGGAAATTGTCGGCGCATTTGCAAAAGAGATAGGAACTCAAGTCATTGGAGTCATTGGAAGAAGTCATTTGATTCAAAGAAGTGAATTGGATGCTAAGACAGTGGTTGAGTATGCTCCTGAATCAAAAGAATCTGATGATTATAGAAAGCTGGCAAGTGATATATTCAATAATGACAATTATTCAACTCCAGAACCAATGGAAGATGAAGTCTTTGAGAATTTCTTCAAGTCTTTCATAGATTAATTTCATCATTATTCTTTTTTTATTTTTTAATTTTATTTTTTCATCAATTCTTTTTTGAAATAGCTTAAGTTATAATATTTCATATTCAAGTCATAATATGCACTTTTTACAGAATTCATTGCATCTCTTTTTCTTTTGAAATAAATTAGGTGGGAATTGCAGTTGCAGTCGGAACAGCCAAATTTAGTAATGATCTCACCATTTTCAGCTATTCTATTTGCCAAATCACATTCTATTTTTTCTTCTGAAATATTGAATAAGACATCTCTGATTTCGCTGTTTACATTATCAAGCAGGTAATCAATATGCCAATGCATCTTTTTATCATCAGACAGATGTCGATTTATTCTTGCAACTAAAGAATTCATGGCTGAACCTATGTAAACATAGTACCCTTTCTTAAATTTATAGTCTTGATGTAGATGTCCTATATCAAGTATATCGGTTTTTTTCATAGATATGATTAAACAGTAGCAACCCTTCATAATTTAACAAGTTTTTGTTTTATCTTCAATATAATTAATCGTTATTTTTATTAAATTAATCAAATGTTTTTGTGCATTTATTATTTTGTGTTAATGTGTCAGTGTTCTATTTTTTTATGATTTTTAAGATTTTCAAATGCATCAGGATTGTTCTCAAAAATCATTTCAAGCTTTTCACATTTCTCCATTTCACTGCAGTCAGCACATGTCTCAACTTTCTTCTCTAATGCGCATTGTCTAATGGGACAAATGGAATCACAGAATATTGTTTTTGGTCCTTCTATTCTGCATCCTGTACAGTTTATCATTTGTGGAGTTATTTCTATGTCATTAAGTTCACTCCAAAGCTTTGAGACTTTAGCGCGAAGTTCATCGTCATCATTTATTGTTGCAATGCGTGCTTCACAGCTCTCGCAATCTAATCCGCAGTAGGCTATAAGATCTTTCATAATTATCTCTCCCATTACTCTTCGATTTTTTAGTTTTTAGTAAGTATAATATTATTTTTTCTTAAAATAATTTTGTCTGCATTGTATTGTCATTAATTATAAAGCTTTTTTGATCCATCACTTTAATTATGTCACCTTCTTTTATTTCTCCTATTAGAAGTGGAGAATTTGGATTGTGAAGCTTTAGATTCCTCTCTACCAATTTCTTGTTTGAATTTGCATAACAGTATATGCATCCGTGATTGCAGCTATTGTATTCTCCAATATCGTTGTTCAAGAGGCAATAGCATTCTCCATTTCTTGCTTTTTTCTTAGGAATATTCAGATTCTTTTTAATGGCTCTTTCTACCACTTCCTTTGTCATGCAGCCGCTTGAATCTATTCCAAACCTTTCCAATTCATTGCCTTCAACGCATGTCTTGACTTTGATATTGTATCTCATTCCTATTTTTGCAAATTCC
The DNA window shown above is from Methanobrevibacter sp. and carries:
- a CDS encoding DUF3795 domain-containing protein; amino-acid sequence: MKDLIAYCGLDCESCEARIATINDDDELRAKVSKLWSELNDIEITPQMINCTGCRIEGPKTIFCDSICPIRQCALEKKVETCADCSEMEKCEKLEMIFENNPDAFENLKNHKKIEH
- the purF gene encoding amidophosphoribosyltransferase translates to MKDKCGIVGIHSKDNLKDVSHLIYYGLYALQHRGQESAGIVTHNINFGLNFHCGMGLVTDVFNNALIKSLAGNVGIGHVRYSTTGQSKIENSQPFFTELNDGFIAMAHNGDIVNSGSLREELVEKGYEFKSDTDSEVVCYLIKEEFKNEEDIFKVIDNVSQKLIGSYSLVILINDELYVLRDPMAMKPLILGQTDDHFVVASESVAFDVINADVIRDLEPGELLYFKDNKINSYILPSAKGSKRAHCMFEYVYFARPDSVIDERSVYDTRLKIGEALFKQYPIDADLVLPVPDSSIPAAIGYARASGIPYGEGLIKNRYVGRTFIMPTQAEREIAVRLKLNPLRHELKGKSVVVIDDSIVRGTTSESLVRILKAAGAREVHMLIGCPPVIAPCFYGVALATKDELIAANLEIEEIRKQLGAETLGYISIESLVEAIGIEAENLCLGCINEYYPTEIPDDLEAESYYDYYQPLRDAAEEDDN
- a CDS encoding peptidase U32 family protein, with the protein product MVELLAPAGNFISLTSALKNGADAVYIGFEEFNMRVNASNFSLEDIKKASELTKEYGAKLYVCTNTIMKDEDVETLKEQLPYIKQYGADGIILSDLSLIDLAIENGLEAHMSVQENTTNFYTLKALEKLGVKRAILSRELSLEEIKEIIRKLKESNSSIETEVFIHGAMCMAISGRCFLSYGLYGRSANCGDCLQPCRKEWKLSFEEDENDDVINFSDCEDESFIISNSYDDSYRTNFFSPKDMALIEHIPELIEAGIDSFKIEGRARSPDYVATAVKVYRESIDLYQKDPENYQYNPEWMEKLKKVFNRGYDTGFYFNVPYEISENNQSKFIKKDIGKVVNYYNKIKVAELRIWDDLAIGDEIMIQGPTTGSISHVIDSMQIDGKAIEKAEKGSNVAIAIDEKLRESDYVYKLIPRE
- a CDS encoding GIY-YIG nuclease family protein codes for the protein MKGCYCLIISMKKTDILDIGHLHQDYKFKKGYYVYIGSAMNSLVARINRHLSDDKKMHWHIDYLLDNVNSEIRDVLFNISEEKIECDLANRIAENGEIITKFGCSDCNCNSHLIYFKRKRDAMNSVKSAYYDLNMKYYNLSYFKKELMKK
- the cfbC gene encoding Ni-sirohydrochlorin a,c-diamide reductive cyclase ATP-dependent reductase subunit, encoding MKRQKKIAIYGKGGIGKSTTVANIAAAYSEDDKKVMVIGCDPKSDTTRTLCGKRIPTIVNTLKDNKNPELSDLVFEGFNQIKCVESGGPEPGVGCAGRGVIVAMKRLENLNAFDEEFDVILYDVLGDVVCGGFSVPLREDYADEVFIVSSGEYMSLYAANNISKGIKKLKGNLGGIICNCKGIENEEEIVGAFAKEIGTQVIGVIGRSHLIQRSELDAKTVVEYAPESKESDDYRKLASDIFNNDNYSTPEPMEDEVFENFFKSFID